The following proteins are encoded in a genomic region of Oncorhynchus kisutch isolate 150728-3 linkage group LG6, Okis_V2, whole genome shotgun sequence:
- the LOC109892793 gene encoding syntaxin-1A isoform X4: protein MKDRTHELRVGKETEEEDDVAVNMEKDRFMDEFFVQVEEIRGFIEELSEKVEEVKRQHSAILAAPNPDEKTKAELEQLMTDIKKFANKVRSKLKSIEQSIEHEEALSRSSADLRIRKTQHSTLSRKFVEVMSEYNATQSDYRERCKGRIQRQLEITGRNTTNEELESMLESDNPAIFTSGIIMDSNITQQAMNEIETRHTEIIKLENSIRELHDMFMDMAMLVESQGEMIDRIEYNVEHSVDYVERAVSDTKKAVKYQSKARRANHA, encoded by the exons gggaaggagactgaggaAGAAGATGATGTGGCAGTCAACATGGAAAAAGATCGATTTATGGATGAGTTCTTTGTACAG GTGGAGGAGATCCGAGGCTTCATCGAGGAGCTCTCAGAGAAGGTGGAGGAGGTGAAGAGACAACACAGCGCCATCTTAGCTGCCCCCAATCCTGATGAAA AAACGAAGGCAGAGCTGGAGCAGCTGATGACGGACATAAAGAAGTTTGCGAACAAAGTGCGCTCCAAGTTAAAAA GCATTGAACAGTCCATAGAGCATGAGGAGGCTTTAAGCAGGTCGTCTGCAGATCTGAGGATACGTAAGACACAG CATTCCACGTTGTCTCGGAAGTTTGTGGAGGTGATGTCAGAGTATAATGCCACGCAGTCGGACTACCGGGAACGCTGCAAGGGCCGCATCCAAAGACAACTCGAGATTA CTGGTAGGAACACAACTAATGAGGAACTGGAGAGCATGCTGGAGAGTGACAACCCTGCCATCTTCACATCAGGG atCATCATGGACTCCAACATCACCCAGCAGGCCATGAATGAGATTGAGACGAGACACACTGAGATCATCAAGCTGGAGAACAGCATCAGAGAACTTCACGACATGTTCATGGACATGGCCATGCTGGTGGAGAGCCAG GGGGAGATGATAGATCGTATAGAGTACAACGTGGAGCACTCAGTGGACTATGTAGAGAGGGCCGTGTCTGACACCAAGAAGGCAGTGAAGTACCAGAGTAAAGCCAGGAGG GCAAACCATGCATGA
- the LOC109892793 gene encoding syntaxin-1A isoform X2: MKDRTHELRVGKETEEEDDVAVNMEKDRFMDEFFVQVEEIRGFIEELSEKVEEVKRQHSAILAAPNPDEKTKAELEQLMTDIKKFANKVRSKLKSIEQSIEHEEALSRSSADLRIRKTQHSTLSRKFVEVMSEYNATQSDYRERCKGRIQRQLEITGRNTTNEELESMLESDNPAIFTSGIIMDSNITQQAMNEIETRHTEIIKLENSIRELHDMFMDMAMLVESQGEMIDRIEYNVEHSVDYVERAVSDTKKAVKYQSKARRKKIMIIICCVVLGIVIASSVGGSLA; the protein is encoded by the exons gggaaggagactgaggaAGAAGATGATGTGGCAGTCAACATGGAAAAAGATCGATTTATGGATGAGTTCTTTGTACAG GTGGAGGAGATCCGAGGCTTCATCGAGGAGCTCTCAGAGAAGGTGGAGGAGGTGAAGAGACAACACAGCGCCATCTTAGCTGCCCCCAATCCTGATGAAA AAACGAAGGCAGAGCTGGAGCAGCTGATGACGGACATAAAGAAGTTTGCGAACAAAGTGCGCTCCAAGTTAAAAA GCATTGAACAGTCCATAGAGCATGAGGAGGCTTTAAGCAGGTCGTCTGCAGATCTGAGGATACGTAAGACACAG CATTCCACGTTGTCTCGGAAGTTTGTGGAGGTGATGTCAGAGTATAATGCCACGCAGTCGGACTACCGGGAACGCTGCAAGGGCCGCATCCAAAGACAACTCGAGATTA CTGGTAGGAACACAACTAATGAGGAACTGGAGAGCATGCTGGAGAGTGACAACCCTGCCATCTTCACATCAGGG atCATCATGGACTCCAACATCACCCAGCAGGCCATGAATGAGATTGAGACGAGACACACTGAGATCATCAAGCTGGAGAACAGCATCAGAGAACTTCACGACATGTTCATGGACATGGCCATGCTGGTGGAGAGCCAG GGGGAGATGATAGATCGTATAGAGTACAACGTGGAGCACTCAGTGGACTATGTAGAGAGGGCCGTGTCTGACACCAAGAAGGCAGTGAAGTACCAGAGTAAAGCCAGGAGG AAGAAAATAATGATTATTATATGTTGTGTGGTTCTTGGTATTGTTATTGCCTCCAGTGTTGGTGGAAGTTTAGCATAG
- the LOC109892793 gene encoding syntaxin-1A isoform X3, which produces MKDRTHELRVGKETEEEDDVAVNMEKDRFMDEFFVQVEEIRGFIEELSEKVEEVKRQHSAILAAPNPDEKTKAELEQLMTDIKKFANKVRSKLKSIEQSIEHEEALSRSSADLRIRKTQHSTLSRKFVEVMSEYNATQSDYRERCKGRIQRQLEITGRNTTNEELESMLESDNPAIFTSGIIMDSNITQQAMNEIETRHTEIIKLENSIRELHDMFMDMAMLVESQGEMIDRIEYNVEHSVDYVERAVSDTKKAVKYQSKARRVSQILSM; this is translated from the exons gggaaggagactgaggaAGAAGATGATGTGGCAGTCAACATGGAAAAAGATCGATTTATGGATGAGTTCTTTGTACAG GTGGAGGAGATCCGAGGCTTCATCGAGGAGCTCTCAGAGAAGGTGGAGGAGGTGAAGAGACAACACAGCGCCATCTTAGCTGCCCCCAATCCTGATGAAA AAACGAAGGCAGAGCTGGAGCAGCTGATGACGGACATAAAGAAGTTTGCGAACAAAGTGCGCTCCAAGTTAAAAA GCATTGAACAGTCCATAGAGCATGAGGAGGCTTTAAGCAGGTCGTCTGCAGATCTGAGGATACGTAAGACACAG CATTCCACGTTGTCTCGGAAGTTTGTGGAGGTGATGTCAGAGTATAATGCCACGCAGTCGGACTACCGGGAACGCTGCAAGGGCCGCATCCAAAGACAACTCGAGATTA CTGGTAGGAACACAACTAATGAGGAACTGGAGAGCATGCTGGAGAGTGACAACCCTGCCATCTTCACATCAGGG atCATCATGGACTCCAACATCACCCAGCAGGCCATGAATGAGATTGAGACGAGACACACTGAGATCATCAAGCTGGAGAACAGCATCAGAGAACTTCACGACATGTTCATGGACATGGCCATGCTGGTGGAGAGCCAG GGGGAGATGATAGATCGTATAGAGTACAACGTGGAGCACTCAGTGGACTATGTAGAGAGGGCCGTGTCTGACACCAAGAAGGCAGTGAAGTACCAGAGTAAAGCCAGGAGGGTAAGTCAAATACTGTCAATGTGA
- the LOC109892793 gene encoding syntaxin-1A isoform X1 yields the protein MKDRTHELRVGKETEEEDDVAVNMEKDRFMDEFFVQVEEIRGFIEELSEKVEEVKRQHSAILAAPNPDEKTKAELEQLMTDIKKFANKVRSKLKSIEQSIEHEEALSRSSADLRIRKTQHSTLSRKFVEVMSEYNATQSDYRERCKGRIQRQLEITGRNTTNEELESMLESDNPAIFTSGIIMDSNITQQAMNEIETRHTEIIKLENSIRELHDMFMDMAMLVESQGEMIDRIEYNVEHSVDYVERAVSDTKKAVKYQSKARRIQCRMGWDPAHIEVMLVQLLSVQWGTVPVPSYWSHSPLPAPNQTKHWTHKRTFKVNMSRIDIN from the exons gggaaggagactgaggaAGAAGATGATGTGGCAGTCAACATGGAAAAAGATCGATTTATGGATGAGTTCTTTGTACAG GTGGAGGAGATCCGAGGCTTCATCGAGGAGCTCTCAGAGAAGGTGGAGGAGGTGAAGAGACAACACAGCGCCATCTTAGCTGCCCCCAATCCTGATGAAA AAACGAAGGCAGAGCTGGAGCAGCTGATGACGGACATAAAGAAGTTTGCGAACAAAGTGCGCTCCAAGTTAAAAA GCATTGAACAGTCCATAGAGCATGAGGAGGCTTTAAGCAGGTCGTCTGCAGATCTGAGGATACGTAAGACACAG CATTCCACGTTGTCTCGGAAGTTTGTGGAGGTGATGTCAGAGTATAATGCCACGCAGTCGGACTACCGGGAACGCTGCAAGGGCCGCATCCAAAGACAACTCGAGATTA CTGGTAGGAACACAACTAATGAGGAACTGGAGAGCATGCTGGAGAGTGACAACCCTGCCATCTTCACATCAGGG atCATCATGGACTCCAACATCACCCAGCAGGCCATGAATGAGATTGAGACGAGACACACTGAGATCATCAAGCTGGAGAACAGCATCAGAGAACTTCACGACATGTTCATGGACATGGCCATGCTGGTGGAGAGCCAG GGGGAGATGATAGATCGTATAGAGTACAACGTGGAGCACTCAGTGGACTATGTAGAGAGGGCCGTGTCTGACACCAAGAAGGCAGTGAAGTACCAGAGTAAAGCCAGGAGG ATACAGTGCAGGATGGGATGGGACCCTGCTCACATAGAAGTGATGCTTGTACAGTTGTTGTCTGTGCAATGGGGAACCGTGCCTGTCCCTTCATATTGGTCACACAGCCCTCTGCCAGCTCCTAACCAGACTAAACATTGGACCCACAAACGCACTTTTAAAGTGAATATGTCACGTATTGACATCAATTGA